A stretch of Triticum aestivum cultivar Chinese Spring chromosome 1D, IWGSC CS RefSeq v2.1, whole genome shotgun sequence DNA encodes these proteins:
- the LOC123181864 gene encoding uncharacterized protein, with translation MASNGVFAELLRAYKLDGTNYTVWKRKIMFLLTAENIDYVSETSAPNEPAEDATDEEKQEYNDELKQWTKDNKTARVYILGSMTDSLAAEYESDRTACGIMLRLEQDFGEVSLVKVLSLVNKFLTSEMGDKTANEHFNKLCVLAEELKTAGYPFQEEVQVMVVLNSLPPSWEQFKISFCHSERTLNMRNLRQHLLMEEDRRLNSGKDKASYQPELHLGEYKNNGNRRNWTKRGGGPDLRDKINYKRDRDQRNYRDERRNKVRMHQEEEAEQRKK, from the exons ATGGCTTCCAATGGGGTGTTCGCTGAATTACTCCGTGCCTACAAACTTGATGGAACGAATTACACGGTTTGGAAAAGGAAAATCATGTTCTTGCTTACGGCTGAGAATATTGATTATGTTTCTGAAACTTCGGCGCCTAACGAGCCAGCAGAGGATGCTACAGATGAAGAAAAGCAGGAATACAATGATGAACTGAAGCAATGGACCAAGGACAACAAGACTGCCAGAGTTTATATCCTTGGCTCGATGACTGATTCGTTGGCTGCGGAATATGAGTCGGATAGAACAGCTTGTGGAATAATGCTCAGGCTGGAACAAGATTTTGGAGAAGTTTCCCTTGTGAAGGTGCTTAGTCTTGTGAACAAGTTTCTGACATCGGAGATGGGTGATAAAACAGCCAATGAACACTTCAACAAGCTCTGTGTCTTGGCAGAAGAATTAAAAACTGCTGGTTATCCGTTCCAGGAGGAAGTACAAGTCATGGTTGTTCTGAATTCTTTGCCACCATCATGGGAACAGTTCAAGATTTCTTTTTGTCATTCAGAACGCACACTCAATATGAGAAACCTGAGGCAACACTTGCTAATGGAGGAGGATCGCAGGCTTAACTCAGGGAAAGATAAAGCTTCTTATCAGCCAGAGCTTCACCTTGGTGAGTACAAAAACAATGGGAACCGAAGGAACTGGACTAAGAGAGGAGGAGGACCGGACCTAAGGGACAAGATCAATTATAAACGTGACAGGGATCAAAGGAACTACAGAGATGAGAGAAGGAACAAG GTCAGAATGCACCAAGAAGAGGAAGCCGAACAGCGAAAGAAATAA